The Anticarsia gemmatalis isolate Benzon Research Colony breed Stoneville strain chromosome 12, ilAntGemm2 primary, whole genome shotgun sequence genome segment TGACCTCACCTTTCCCTCTATGTCTAATTTATCGATGtgtcatttaatttaaactaatgtataattttaaataattttataatgtaaattatggttgtaatatatttgcatagtttaaaacaatttgGGCTTTCATTTTCATGACCAACTAgcataagtatatttatataaacaacttGACTGACAACTCAATATAACAAAGTTACTGCAGTCGATACATAAAGTTAAAATGTCcatatattttgattataaaccTAACAAATCTGGCAACAGATTTAGAAGGGCTGTGGAAAGCGATAGACATGATATAGAACTAATCTATAATAGGGAACGGACCGAAACGCTTTTCGATGAAGTGAATGTTGGTGCGATGAtgtaagaagaaaaataattatattaatataatgaaagtaactctgactgtctgtctgttcaaactaccaatttgcatgaaatatggtatggagatattttgatacccgagaaacgACAACAGCTACTTTTACCCCGGggaaatgacgcattcccataagaaaattcTGGTGGTGGACGAGGTCACAGGAAAAAGCTAGTCAGCTATAAACAATACATGCTATCctattatctaatattaaaataatgaatgattTGAAGCATTATTGAGAGGAGATACCGTGCTTAACTTTGCTATCTACTCAGTAATGTGCTTCTTTCCAGCGAACTCTCAGTACTTTCAATATGCATGATAAACGAGCAAAATCGAGTGCTAGGTTTCATGGTGCTTGAAGATCACCCCAATATAAGTGGAGTCGATCCCGCACACTGGGAATGTTGGATAAGGAATCAATACCAGTACGTAGAAATTTTGATAAGTAGTCAATTTCAAACAGGTTTATGTAAGTCCTATGGTATAGAAATTCTAACCCCTTCCTTTGATAATACAAGAACTACTACTTtggaagtaggtacctacttttctACAGCTAGTTTTTCAGCGTTAGTTTGAAAGACAGTTACTAGCTTCTTTAAGCTTTGCCCTTTGGGGTTATTAAATTCCTCGTACATCGGAGGGCACATGTTATTTGACGACTATAGACTTAATATCAAATTTCTTTTTCAGAAGATTCTACTTATCCCGCAACACACTGTTCATTCACTTCATGTGCTGCGCTGATTCAGTAGCGAGCGTATTCTTTGAGGAGGCTCTCATATCAGTGTTCTATAACGATGCATGCTTACTACATATCGTACTGGTTGTACCAGTAGGTTGCTCTGAAAGTAAGAAAGTTTATTGTTCTTTATAATAGCTAGATACTTGGTTCAAACGAGGCCTATTCCTAACTTTATACCGGTACTCCATTGACCAAACCCACCGTAACTCATCGGTTATTCTGCCAAAGACTCGCGTCCACCGTTTTTGCCAAAGAATTTTCCGTGACCATTTAACGTCGTGGCCATtagagaaattaaaacaaacgtaCCTAATTACTTAAAACCTGTTTACAGAAGTTTTACTAAGGCATGGagcgtttaaaaaatataacttttgtaaGGTTGTCTCTAAACGGACTGAAGACAAACTAGTCACTCATTTGCTAACAGCTTTGAGGCAGGAGTTTTGTCCTAAGTTAAGAATGCGTCGAGCAGTgtgagtataataatatcatgtatGGTTTAGTGCAAATTAAATATAGGTAACGGGAGCTACATGGtatataaaaaaaggtttatgtTGGTAGATGAATGCATTGTCGGTTTAGATATTTGTTTCACAGCAACAGTGAATAGTGATGGACTTATTTAGAATCTAGGTTACTTTGTGTTGGTGACCCTTTGTTCAATTATTGGTAGCACCAGTagcatttattaatatattcattaaattttaaaatcagtGATACTTAATTCAGTCCTAATATCCAGGGAAGAAGACAACGATGATGTAGTAGAAATATTAGACAAGTCGAGCCCGCGCCTGAAAGATTTGTACGGCAAGTATTACATTAGCGAGATCATTGGACGTCACCCAGAAATGGAAAGGAAAATTCTTGTAGCCGATGTAAGAACTAAAATCTGTTTATTCTCCTTCTGGTAggtgatgatattttgatagtTCAGCTATAGTAATTTCAACGTAACCACTGCTTTGATTGAGATTTACTGGGTTCAATTCCTGAGTCACGACCAACATTAATAACACGTTAAAAATACTTAGTCTTAGAAAGATTTTCTTCAACATCGTGCTACTATCTGTGTCCATATTCCACTCCCCTAGATAATAAGAGTAGGAGTAAGTAGAGAGTGACAGTAACTTAACCTAAAAGCAATGTTAACAGGTCCAAGGGCGTGCAGTAGCCGTTATGGGACTAAACACAGAGATAAATTATAAGAAACTCCAGAGTACATACGAATTAAAACCTTTTAACGGACTTGTTGCGCCTACGCCTCTTGAAAAGGAACAATCTAAACGTTCAAACCAATTACTTAAAACCTTTGGGTGcgtacacaaaataaaacattattgatagattacctactgaaatattgttttactaaaaattaCTTTGCCGGCTATAGGTATTCTGCGAAACGTTCAGTTACGACCAATGCCTCTAAATTTTGAATAAGATAGGTAAATCATTCGCACTTAGCActgatacatttttcattttacagAGAGCCTATACTAAAAGGCAAAGAAGACCCATTCGATTTTGTTAAAGAAACTCAGAGCCATCACATGTTTGCTGTAAGTTTATAACCATTAGACCAAGCTCGTTTTTTGTTAATGGAAGGTCTTAGTAGCAGTGCCtggtaaatttaattaaagaaatccaCAACCAGATTAATGTTCACTTGTTTAATTGGCACTAAATAGGAGGCTTAAAAAAAAGGACTACATAAGAGCATTTGTCTCATCTTGTACCTACATGTTTAATGAAAAATCTATGCATAACTTTAGAACATGCAGTCAGAAGCCGAAACAAATGATCCAagtccatcttgtaaagtaaattttcGCGACAACGCCAGAATGAGACACAGCTTAGACCACATTATAGTGAAGCACCACGATTCAGACGACTTGAGTGATAAGTTATATTTCTATCCGTCTTCGCCTCACATGTCACAAACTACGTTGCTgtctattataaatatgttgGACGAAGACCCTTTTGATTATGAGATCGTTAATATTGATAAAAGCTGGTTGACTGATACCGCGTCGATTGAAGAAGCTAATATGTTGAGGTAGGAGTATACTTAGTTGAACTTACATCGGTCTAATACCACCTCGGCCCTAGTCGGTCCACATTAAAGCACGAAAAAATTACGTCACCTTAAACctaatgtgtaaaataatattgcgcAATAAAAACCCTCACAAATCATGTAAAATGTAATGATGCTCCTACTGGCTAGCTTAGTACCCAACTAATTGTTATGTATAGTGGCATAGTCTTATAGGCATTAATTTATTACCAGtccagtattacaaaattatgcttataactacgacaagcataattttgtaatactggaCTGGTAATAAATTAATGCCTATAAGACAATGCCACtatatattgttttatctttgATTCAGGACAACAGTGTCGGTCGagtatttattttccaatacCAAACGACAGTTGCGCGAAAAGAATGTTAAAAGTGTGTACCTTCCTCTTATACTATGGAGTCATTGTCGTACCTAAAACCCGCAGActaagtacctataataatattgtattacagGGAACAAAAAGACTAGTAGAAACGTGAAAATAGCCGAACGAGCATCAACCACACACCATGGAATTAAGAATGCGTTTATGATAGAGTTATTTGCACTTCGTGATGATATCGATGAAAGGTAAAAGCTTGAAAGTACTTTCTGGTACTTGTGGGTATTATTGGAATTTGCTGTAGCCGTAGTAACAGGCAGTACTCTATATTCACAGcaacaaaaagttttaacttATGATTTTATATGCAGTATTTTAGTAGGTACTCTTAGAAATATGTGTGTTGGTAAAGGCACCTTTTACGTAAAGTATGTAGTTGATTTCAGGGAATAGCATTGTGTTTCAGACATTCATACGATATGTTGGAGGCAGCCTTTGAGATTATGAAAGAGTTCGATTACTGTATCATCCGAGTACCGACTTCCGAGAAGAGCTTTCATTTGTTACAACATTTCTGTGTAAGTTTATTAAAGAttggtatgtaggtactatGCCTCTCTATTCTATGTATAGGCATACTAGCAACTAGATGCGTTGTTACGTAGATAGGTAATAAATAGCTAGATAAATTATGAGTATCTATGACTATCACAAGCGGCGTTTATAAAAGAAGGGTTATAGGTACTCCATAAATAATGTGTGTTTACAGTATGTACCGACTAAAGCACGAGTGTGCAGTGAATATGCGCTTTACATAGCCCATAGAAGTTCTATATTTGGGTAAggctttatataaaaaatctaccTTTTACGtcttttatttactgttacATTACTAGAGAATTAAAATACTTCTATATGGTTTAGGAAACTTCGAGTCCGCGAAGCTGAGATGATAGATATACCAGAAATAGCGACTTTGTTGCACCCACTGGATGGCGCAGATATATTGCTAGCAGTGAAAAATATCATATACGATAACAGAGAGAATCAAGCTTATGTGTTTACAAGCGGGATGAGCGTAGTTGGTGTTGGCATATTGGAGTATGTAATGCTTATACTTCTTTCAGTTTTCAGTCATATCAggacaatataaataatatctctACATTCAGTGTCGTTGACCTGAAGccctaattactaattaattaattattaatgtactAGAAGTATCTAATTCCTTTTATACCTTCTTTGCCTGATATTTTACAGGCTTCCAGAAGAAATCGAATACTTAAGAGGGCGTTACAACATAGACGCGTTTCAGATACACAAATATCGTTACCAAACCAACGGTGTGGAAGCTGGATACGCGAATATAAAGGCTATCATAGCCTATCCCACTTTTGAGCCCCATTACAGGTTCTTCGCGAGGGAATTGATGAGACTTTCTGGGAGCAACACTTTGATGTGGGTTACTGCTTATAGGAATAAATGGGTAATGATTTTCTATTTGGATCACTGTCTTTACCAGTATAATTTTCAACCTTTTAAAATAGACTTTTGATGATAATGATATACTAGATAGTAGCTAACTtacgtttttaaactattgcgGTTCGCGTTGTTAGATATATGTGGACTTTATTCAAGCGTAATTTTGCTACAAAAAGCTGCACCAAAATCGGAACTGTAACATAAATttagttaaacaattttttgatgtaAGTTCTCTCCAGATAACTGCCAGGATGCTTTTGATTTACAGACAATACATAAAGGTAATGCGATAGTTGCAGCAATGGTTCCTCTCACACCACGAAGATGTGAGATCGATGGTGACTCTATTCATGAACTAAGAAGACTCGCTACTATGAATCAAGCTATGTTTGTATAGATGATTTATTTCTTACCTGAAAGCTTATCTTGAAATTTCGAAATTCCACTGACATTTGTGCcagaaataaatagtaatttctaAGCTGGTGCCAATAAGCtgaaaaacaagaaataaaaaaatatatagagcatttttagattaattttttgttgaagtctgttaattttgttaaaagataGCTTTTTTGGAAAGGTACCTTAACAGATGCAAATGCAATAAGTATGCCTAAATAGGATAAATTAAATCAAGTACAGAGACTAACAACGTTTTTTCAGAGTCCCGTTCAGTTCCTGGTTAATAGGTAAGAGGATCACTAGCATACCTAAAATGAACATCACCACAAGGATAGTAATTGTCGGCAGTTCTAGAACGGCTCTAGGATTCCTGAACGCTTTGTTGTTTGAGtaagtaactaaaatataaatcatatttttatcactTACTGCATTACcacatagtttataaaaaaaagctcCCGATCATTAATTATTACAAGACAAAGACAGGTCCCAAAAAAACCATGTTGGTTTACGAGAATTTGTGCGTTAGTACCTACTCAGGAGAAATTGTATATGTTTAGCTAAGTAACCTATTTACATTGTACCTGTTCAAACTGTTTATAGATACACATTTCTTATATTCCAGTCAACCATCAACCTACCTAACGTTTACAAACGTAACAATCATATCAACCAACGGCCTGCCATACATGCGTCGATCAGACTCCGTGGCTGAGGACATGTTCCTACACTTCCATACAAATAAAGACAATTACTTGAAGAGCATCCCTTACTCGTACTACGTCAATGTGATACAAGGAAAAATGGCTGAAATCGATCTGTAAGTTTATATTCGGCAAAATTTTACAGCATCGCGGGTATTACGAAAGGTCTTTTCATATCACACCCCTAGATGAAAACTCTATGGTGTTCTAAGATACacaaaatcagtttttattcgtttctgatttttttttgatttagtGGAGTTTTCATCTGGGGTGGGATATATTACTTAGTAAAAGATCGATACATTTGGATCTTTGAAAAAAGGGCCTCGatggtattttaatttatcgGTCTGACGACTTTATATCCTTTAGCTCAGAGAAGATTTATAGAAAGGCTCGTACGATGTTTTTTTCGATACCCAACATCtagtaaaactatattttttttaaattacttaatgactttatgtatgtacgtaatgTGCTATCAGTGCTATTCATTTTTTCATTCCAGTCACGAGAAATTCGTTACTTTGACGAGCGGGAATCGATTTTACTACGACCTCCTGTTTCTGTTTTTCGGTAAACAGTATCAGCATCCGAATCACATGAAGCATTTGTTGGAGAGAGAAATAGAGTATCAGTAAGTTTTTACTTAGCACTTTGACCGACCCCGGAATTGGGTTTGTTCCCATTAGTTCTACTGAACAGTTCTACGAAAGAACTAGTGGGATTTTTTTTCTCACTAGTTCTAGAATTGCACCCAGAACCTAGAGGCTAGCAGTCACACGCCCAACCCAGAAGCAGTCTAGTCAATTACTAATttataaagtacaaaaaaaaatcatcattttGCAGGAATAGAACAGAACCTAAATATGTGCCTCTAGACGTGCCAAGATACAGCGATACTGAGATTCAGATCACATCAGACGATACTCCTTACAACGTGTTCATTATCAACCATATTATAGACGCGCACAAATCTCTGGAGTTTGCTAAAGATCATATTTGGCAGGAAGACTGTAAGAAATGTTatctttttttagttaaaatttactACTATCAGCTAGTATAGAGCGTTTCTTGTTGATCCGGCAAAAGGCCAATCAGTCGACTTACGTCTTTATGACCGCATCTTACTTAGCTGATGGATATTCAGTCCAGTTAAATCTTTGAGACACCGatatattaatagaatttaaCCCCCGACTATGAAACCATTTGCTGTAATTTATTTACGCTAAACATGCAATttggttattattatatttttttaattttgctcCATTCTCAAAAATCTACAAATAATCAAGTTTTATTTACCTTGCTGGTGTTGATATTTCAGTCAAAATAATAGTGTACGGTAATACTATACATGCTTACTTATGTGTTAACGCACTGCTGGAGATCGGCATTACGCCAGAGAACATCACTTTCATAGAATCTTTCCCGTCAGAGAATCCTAGGAAGACCCGTGTGCcgatattttgtaatacttatGTAAGTTTTTAACTATTTACTATAATGTCTTGATTTTTATACATTCTTTAAAGTTCAAATGAAGTAAAACGATAAGTAAGATGGTACGCGAAAGTATTTAGGTTATACAAGTTACGGCTTTTCGAAACGAATGGTTGCATTTTCTGAAAGCCAAATTAACAAGagatttacttattttatttttttattgactttaaaatattttttggaaatctggaattcagtaaattttattaaaggcTTTTAATTTCAGGTGGATCAGACAATTCAAGAAGTattgaataatttgaaaataacagtGTACCGGTCCTATCACTTTGATAACTGGTTTGTTAATGAAGACAATATTGTCACACATGTGGACTTCTTCTCTTACGCACATTTCTTAAGGCTTGAATGTTCCCAGCTGTTTTATTATGGCACGAGGGGTATTGATATGAGAGCTTACGTTGGTACGTATTTctacaaatttataaatattttttgcatgtGCATGTATTTTGATACCGCAGAAAAagttctaataaataaattcgtgGTATTTAGGTACTAAATGTGatacaattatgtttatatcATTTATTGAAAAGCTGTGTAGATGGCGCTAGCTAGTTTAGGGGTGTAAAATTTTGTCTTTCAGTgtaattttttaactaaaatgcaGTGACAGTATTTTCTGCTTTGCCAGCTATCCACAAAAGCGGTCTACCATACGATGGAGGCATAATAATAGATAATGAGTGTCGTACACGTGACCCGAACGTTTACGCCGCAGGACCGAACACGCGCTATCACCGCGGATATTATTTGGACAAATACGTGCATAAGTACTACGACTCTTATGAAGTTGGACAAAAGGTATGCTAGTCgttataaacatgaaaattcgtTAAAATAAGATTAAGAAACACTATCTGCTTCGACAAATAATTTGCATTTGCATGCTTTTAATTGATCTTTTGCTCATGGAAAAAACTGCAATCTTATAGTGCTAGCTTTCATACAATTCGGagtatttgatattttctttctttttcttatgTCTTTTTGGTGCGttataacaaatacatacctacttaggTAGAATGTTTGAgaggaatttaattttaacattttacagtTGGGCACCAGAATAAGGAATCGATTGGACCCGTTATTC includes the following:
- the LOC142977379 gene encoding cilia- and flagella-associated protein 61-like — its product is MSIYFDYKPNKSGNRFRRAVESDRHDIELIYNRERTETLFDEVNVGAMIELSVLSICMINEQNRVLGFMVLEDHPNISGVDPAHWECWIRNQYQRFYLSRNTLFIHFMCCADSVASVFFEEALISVFYNDACLLHIVLVVPVGCSEKVLLRHGAFKKYNFCKVVSKRTEDKLVTHLLTALRQEFCPKLRMRRAVEEDNDDVVEILDKSSPRLKDLYGKYYISEIIGRHPEMERKILVADVQGRAVAVMGLNTEINYKKLQSTYELKPFNGLVAPTPLEKEQSKRSNQLLKTFGEPILKGKEDPFDFVKETQSHHMFANMQSEAETNDPSPSCKVNFRDNARMRHSLDHIIVKHHDSDDLSDKLYFYPSSPHMSQTTLLSIINMLDEDPFDYEIVNIDKSWLTDTASIEEANMLRTTVSVEYLFSNTKRQLREKNVKRNKKTSRNVKIAERASTTHHGIKNAFMIELFALRDDIDERHSYDMLEAAFEIMKEFDYCIIRVPTSEKSFHLLQHFCYVPTKARVCSEYALYIAHRSSIFGKLRVREAEMIDIPEIATLLHPLDGADILLAVKNIIYDNRENQAYVFTSGMSVVGVGILELPEEIEYLRGRYNIDAFQIHKYRYQTNGVEAGYANIKAIIAYPTFEPHYRFFARELMRLSGSNTLMWVTAYRNKWTIHKGNAIVAAMVPLTPRRCEIDGDSIHELRRLATMNQAIVPFSSWLIGKRITSIPKMNITTRIVIVGSSRTALGFLNALLFDQPSTYLTFTNVTIISTNGLPYMRRSDSVAEDMFLHFHTNKDNYLKSIPYSYYVNVIQGKMAEIDLHEKFVTLTSGNRFYYDLLFLFFGKQYQHPNHMKHLLEREIEYQNRTEPKYVPLDVPRYSDTEIQITSDDTPYNVFIINHIIDAHKSLEFAKDHIWQEDFKIIVYGNTIHAYLCVNALLEIGITPENITFIESFPSENPRKTRVPIFCNTYVDQTIQEVLNNLKITVYRSYHFDNWFVNEDNIVTHVDFFSYAHFLRLECSQLFYYGTRGIDMRAYVAIHKSGLPYDGGIIIDNECRTRDPNVYAAGPNTRYHRGYYLDKYVHKYYDSYEVGQKLGTRIRNRLDPLFSESRRDTDKKTSSVSFEKDSQSSTRKDSSKEDYKKHILMEPKRPKVMYCVLPGGLRYLEVRAPGLKIPHHYVQSLVYNGYVMETFKRGYFKLHLTRDFKVDGVTCLSPAKFSLHKFTRLYGHSAKVLKNVHLRFSAKKLDDFYEFFRAPWAFFLYHDQADDLFAMSKELFPKNPPSTNTLKEALQKALKDHSEIHVPENFRSSAYVEAITDYVMDWVSQNYILLPMYLQPWHIAEFSHDLQGLPMFKKKEENI